The Canis lupus dingo isolate Sandy chromosome 4, ASM325472v2, whole genome shotgun sequence genome contains a region encoding:
- the LDB3 gene encoding LIM domain-binding protein 3 isoform X3 produces the protein MSYSVTLTGPGPWGFRLQGGKDFNMPLTISRITPGSKAAQSQLSQGDLVVAIDGVNTDTMTHLEAQNKIKSASYNLSLTLQKSKRPIPISTTAPPVQSPLPVIPHQKDPAGDMSGSPTARSPGPLGPPELGPSSSPSFSQSPPRGGPGTEGAPGPRGQGRPAQYNNPIGLYSAETLREMAQVYRMSLGGKAWGAGLPGGSLPIKDLAVDSASPVYQAVIKNQNKPEDEADEWARRSSNLQSRSFRILAQMTGTEYMQDPDEEALRRSRERFETERNSPRFAKLRNWHHGLSAQILNVKS, from the exons ATGTCGTACAGCGTGACCCTGACCGGGCCCGGGCCCTGGGGCTTCCGTCTCCAGGGGGGCAAGGACTTCAACATGCCGCTCACTATCTCCCGG ATCACACCAGGAAGCAAGGCCGCCCAGTCCCAGCTCAGCCAGGGTGACCTCGTGGTAGCCATCGATGGAGTCAACACAGACACCATGACCCACCTGGAAGCCCAGAACAAGATCAAGTCTGCCAGCTACAACCTGAGTCTCACGCTGCAGAA GTCGAAGCGCCCCATCCCCATCTCCACGACAGCGCCCCCGGTCCAGTCCCCTCTGCCGGTGATCCCCCACCAGAAG GACCCTGCTGGGGACATGAGCGGCAGCCCCACGGCACGCAGCCCCGGACCCCTGGGCCCCCCGGAGCTCGGGCCCAGCTCTAGCCCCTCCTTCTCCCAGAGTCCCCCAAGGGGCGGCCCGGGCACGGAGGGAGCCCCGGGACcgagagggcagggcaggcccgCGCAGTACAACAACCCCATTGGGCTGTACTCGGCCGAGACCCTGAGGGAGATGGCTCAGGTGTATCGGATGAGCCTCGGAGGGAAGGCCTGGGGGGCCGGACTCCCAGGAGG GAGCCTCCCTATTAAGGACCTGGCCGTGGACAGCGCATCTCCCGTGTACCAGGCCGTGATCAAGAACCAGAACAAGCCAGAAGACGAGGCTGACGAGTGGGCCCGCCGCTCCTCCAACCTGCAGTCTCGCTCCTTCCGCATCCTGGCCCAGATGACCGGGACAGAGTACA TGCAAGACCCTGATGAGGAAGCTCTGCGGAGGTCAAG GGAAAGGTTTGAAACGGAACGTAACAGCCCACGTTTTGCCAAATTGCGCAACTGGCACCATGGCCTTTCGGCCCAAATCCTTAATGTTAAAAGCTAA
- the LOC112651684 gene encoding uncharacterized protein LOC112651684: MKGTGPGLQGVLAGSGHGARGTARQQSPNTCDKHCHRGISTQGAERRGQSPRAPPAKVGVKQGFQATWGGHGARSRLCERGGAWEACCVLGHRVAVCPGAARGTLGAGAGDTGIASGPSPRPCWIHGPHHTTPACGCSAPTSHLPSLFPWLSPKRGSPGPPVPRAVHRSSDAVCCDCPGGDDGDGGVGPAFAPGLGVSVTGTSLQPSCPSARPCGPRSPTQAPLHPHHAQACTHPACALPPIRGPSRPRGTAPAAEGNKEQTNSPQRAWSPSVVPGRGETQARPLPPWAASFSVPPPRRSHS, translated from the exons ATGAAAGGCACCGGGCCTGGCCTGCAGGGAGTCCTGGCGGGGTCGGGACACGGGGCAAGAGGGACAGCACGACAGCAGTCACCTAACACATGCGATAAGCACTGCCATCGAGGTATCAGCACACAGGGTGCTGAAAGAAGAGGCCAGTCCCCGAGGGCTCCCCCGGCGAAGGTGGGGGTGAAGCAAGGATTCCAGGCCACGTGGGGGGGTCATGGTGCGCGGTCCAGGCTGTGCGAACGCGGCGGGGCCTGGGAGGCCTGCTGTGTCCTGGGACACAGGGTTGCTGTGTGCCCGGGAGCAGCCAGAGGGACTCTGGGAGCGGGCGCTGGGGACACAG GCATTGCAAGTGGCCCATCCCCCAGGCCATGCTGGATCCACGGCCCGCACCATACAACCCCTGCCTGCGGGTGCTCTGCACCCACCTCGCATCTCCCCAGCCTGTTTCCCTGGCTCAGCCCCAAGCGTGGGAGCCCCGGCCCTCCTGTGCCCCGAGCTGTCCACCGGTCCTCAGACGCCGTGTGCTGTGATTGTCCAGGTGGTGACGACGGCGACGGCGGCGTGGGACCCGCCTTTGCACCCGGGCTGGGCGTTTCAGTGACAGGGACAAGCCTGCAGCCGAGCTGCCCCTCTGCTCGCCCCTGTGGCCCACGCTCCCCTACACAAGCGCCTCTGCACCCACACCATGCACAAGCGTGCACACATCCCGCCTGCGCTTTGCCTCCAATCCGTGGTCCAAGTCGCCCCAGGGGCACGGCTCCAGCGGCGGAGGGAAATAAAGAGCAGACAAATTCTCCCCAACGAGCATGGTCTCCATCTGTGGTGCCCGGACGGGGAGAGACCCAGGCCCGGCCTCTGCCTCCCTGGGccgcctctttctctgtccccccgccccgcagATCTCACTCCTGA
- the LDB3 gene encoding LIM domain-binding protein 3 isoform X4: MSYSVTLTGPGPWGFRLQGGKDFNMPLTISRITPGSKAAQSQLSQGDLVVAIDGVNTDTMTHLEAQNKIKSASYNLSLTLQKSKRPIPISTTAPPVQSPLPVIPHQKVVANSPANADYQERFNPSALKDSALSTHKPIEVKGLGGKATIIHAQYNTPISMYSQDAIMDAIAGQAQAQGSDFSGSLPIKDLAVDSASPVYQAVIKNQNKPEDEADEWARRSSNLQSRSFRILAQMTGTEYMQDPDEEALRRSRERFETERNSPRFAKLRNWHHGLSAQILNVKS; encoded by the exons ATGTCGTACAGCGTGACCCTGACCGGGCCCGGGCCCTGGGGCTTCCGTCTCCAGGGGGGCAAGGACTTCAACATGCCGCTCACTATCTCCCGG ATCACACCAGGAAGCAAGGCCGCCCAGTCCCAGCTCAGCCAGGGTGACCTCGTGGTAGCCATCGATGGAGTCAACACAGACACCATGACCCACCTGGAAGCCCAGAACAAGATCAAGTCTGCCAGCTACAACCTGAGTCTCACGCTGCAGAA GTCGAAGCGCCCCATCCCCATCTCCACGACAGCGCCCCCGGTCCAGTCCCCTCTGCCGGTGATCCCCCACCAGAAG GTGGTAGCCAACTCTCCAGCCAA CGCCGACTACCAGGAGCGGTTCAACCCCAGCGCCCTGAAGGACTCGGCCCTGTCCACCCACAAGCCCATCGAGGTGAAGGGGCTGGGCGGCAAGGCCACCATCATCCACGCGCAGTACAACACGCCCATCAGCATGTACTCCCAGGACGCCATCATGGACGCCATTGCtgggcaggcccaggcccagggcagtgACTTCAGTGG GAGCCTCCCTATTAAGGACCTGGCCGTGGACAGCGCATCTCCCGTGTACCAGGCCGTGATCAAGAACCAGAACAAGCCAGAAGACGAGGCTGACGAGTGGGCCCGCCGCTCCTCCAACCTGCAGTCTCGCTCCTTCCGCATCCTGGCCCAGATGACCGGGACAGAGTACA TGCAAGACCCTGATGAGGAAGCTCTGCGGAGGTCAAG GGAAAGGTTTGAAACGGAACGTAACAGCCCACGTTTTGCCAAATTGCGCAACTGGCACCATGGCCTTTCGGCCCAAATCCTTAATGTTAAAAGCTAA